The stretch of DNA GGCCCAGTGCGAGCTCTACGGACAGGTCGCCGTCCTCCACCTCGACCTCGGCCTGGTCTTCCCCACGCCGCTGACCTCCGCCATCGAGGACCTGCGCGCACACGTGCGCAGCCGCGTCGAGCACCTCACCGGGCTGAGCGTCGGCAAGATCGACCTCGAGATCTCCTGGCTCAATCCGAGCAGCCACGTCAGGAAGAGCCTGAAATGAGAGCACCCGTCCAGAAACTCATTCGTCGCCCGTCCCGCAGCATACCCAGCATCATCCTGGCGCTGCTGCTGCTCACCGCCGGAGGCCTGGGGGCCTGGCTGCTGGGGCACCGGATCGTGAGCGGCACCTGGCCAGACCGGGCCGTCACCACGCTCGACGCCATCGGATCCGCCACCCTCGGATCCGTCGCAGTGCTCATCATCGCCGGGATCGTCGCCGTATGCGGCCTGGTCATGATCCTCATGGCCCTATGGCCGGGGGTCCCCGAGCGCGTCGAGATCCTCCCCGACGCCGTCCCCGGCCAGACCGCGGTGACGCGCCGGGACCTGGCCGGCCTGGTGAGGACCCAGGTCGAGCAGGTCGACGGCGTCCACTCCGTCACCGTCACCGCCCGTCGCTCACGAGTCGACGTCGTCGTGCTCAGCGTCCTGGACGACCTCGCCCCGGTGCGTGAAGCCGCCCGTAAGAAGGCCGATGAGGCCCTGGACGCGCTCAAGCCCGTGGGCATCACACGCAGCCGCGTGCGGATCCGGCACACGA from Actinomyces sp. Marseille-P3109 encodes:
- a CDS encoding DUF6286 domain-containing protein, producing the protein MRAPVQKLIRRPSRSIPSIILALLLLTAGGLGAWLLGHRIVSGTWPDRAVTTLDAIGSATLGSVAVLIIAGIVAVCGLVMILMALWPGVPERVEILPDAVPGQTAVTRRDLAGLVRTQVEQVDGVHSVTVTARRSRVDVVVLSVLDDLAPVREAARKKADEALDALKPVGITRSRVRIRHTS